A single Pseudodesulfovibrio aespoeensis Aspo-2 DNA region contains:
- the trkA gene encoding Trk system potassium transporter TrkA — MRIIIIGAGEVGYHLAQRLAVEDKEVLVIDKSADALRKLAESSDVQTIQGSGSSPEILEQAGIAEADILLAVTDSDEINLICCFFANMLSSKVTKLARIRSSMYTNYKHLLTGEGAGITKIINPDEEVVNSILRLMSVPGAVEINEFADGKIRLIGINLPDESPAVGIRLMQLREIMGDDLRVVIAALVRDGELIIPRGGDRIKQGDVVYFACDILDQEEVLLRLGIQVDPVRTVMILGGGNIGYKLAKALDNKFFHTRVLENRQKRCEFLSERLDRPIVLMGDSTDQEILREENIQDMDMVIAVTGDEETNILSCLLAKSLGAKRTVTRVNNFGYMPLIEPIGIDYVVCPRLSAINSLLHYIRRGKIISTVSIKGEQAEALEAIALEDSPIVGKAIMDLDLPRGCLVLCFQRKDAVVIPRGDTVIEPQDRLLIISTRANIPKVEKALTTKVEFF, encoded by the coding sequence GTGCGGATTATCATCATCGGAGCGGGCGAGGTTGGCTATCATCTTGCCCAGCGGCTGGCTGTTGAGGACAAGGAGGTCCTGGTCATCGACAAGAGCGCCGACGCCCTGCGCAAGCTGGCCGAGTCGTCGGATGTGCAGACCATCCAGGGGTCAGGCAGCAGCCCGGAGATCCTGGAGCAGGCGGGCATCGCCGAGGCGGACATCCTGCTTGCGGTCACGGACAGCGACGAGATTAATCTCATCTGCTGCTTTTTCGCCAACATGCTCAGCAGCAAGGTGACCAAGTTGGCCCGCATCCGCAGCAGCATGTATACCAATTACAAGCATCTCCTGACGGGCGAGGGCGCGGGCATCACCAAGATCATCAATCCCGACGAGGAGGTGGTCAACTCGATCCTGCGCCTGATGAGCGTACCCGGCGCGGTGGAGATCAACGAATTCGCCGACGGGAAGATTCGGCTCATCGGCATCAATCTGCCCGACGAGAGCCCGGCGGTGGGCATCCGCCTCATGCAGTTGCGAGAGATCATGGGCGACGACCTGCGCGTGGTCATCGCCGCCCTGGTGCGCGACGGCGAGCTGATCATTCCGCGAGGCGGCGACAGGATCAAGCAGGGCGACGTGGTCTACTTCGCCTGCGACATCCTCGACCAGGAAGAGGTGCTCTTGCGCCTTGGCATTCAGGTCGATCCCGTGCGCACGGTCATGATCCTGGGCGGCGGCAACATCGGCTACAAGCTCGCCAAGGCCCTGGACAACAAGTTCTTCCACACCCGTGTGCTGGAGAACCGCCAGAAGCGGTGCGAATTCCTGTCCGAGCGGCTGGACCGGCCCATCGTGCTCATGGGCGACTCCACGGACCAGGAGATCCTGCGCGAGGAGAACATCCAGGACATGGACATGGTCATCGCCGTGACTGGCGACGAGGAGACCAACATCCTCTCCTGCCTGCTGGCCAAGAGCCTCGGCGCCAAGCGTACCGTGACGCGGGTCAACAATTTCGGCTACATGCCGCTCATCGAGCCCATCGGAATCGATTACGTGGTCTGTCCCAGGCTCTCGGCCATCAACTCGCTGCTGCACTATATCCGGCGGGGCAAGATCATCTCCACGGTCAGCATCAAGGGCGAGCAGGCCGAAGCCCTGGAGGCCATTGCCCTGGAGGATTCGCCCATTGTGGGCAAGGCGATCATGGACCTGGACCTGCCGCGCGGCTGCCTGGTGCTCTGTTTCCAGCGCAAGGACGCGGTGGTCATCCCCAGAGGCGACACGGTCATCGAGCCGCAGGACCGGCTGCTCATCATCTCGACCCGGGCCAATATCCCCAAGGTCGAAAAGGCCCTGACCACCAAGGTGGAGTTCTTCTAG
- a CDS encoding nitrite/sulfite reductase domain-containing protein — translation MKSDALPEGVQAQRQEGLYSVTPRLALGRINPEQLNIINAVVQEFRLPGVRVTAGQRLKLQGIPGDRLDEVIRHLGPVGEFCKYYVQACPGVTSCRLAMQDSMDTGARLEEFLNTFTLPAKVKAGVSGCSMCCSESFVRDIGLVGKKQGWTVIFGGNAGKRVRVGDVLAEDVSNDEALRVIGQTLAHYAANGRKRERTARFVERVGIKAVMAAIS, via the coding sequence ATGAAAAGCGATGCATTGCCGGAAGGCGTTCAGGCCCAGCGTCAGGAGGGGCTGTACTCCGTCACCCCACGCCTGGCGTTGGGCCGGATCAATCCGGAACAATTGAACATAATCAATGCCGTGGTCCAAGAGTTCCGGCTGCCCGGCGTGCGCGTCACCGCCGGGCAGCGCCTCAAGCTCCAGGGAATCCCCGGTGACCGGCTGGACGAGGTCATCCGCCATCTCGGCCCTGTGGGCGAGTTTTGCAAATATTACGTCCAGGCCTGTCCCGGTGTCACCTCCTGCCGTCTGGCCATGCAGGATTCCATGGACACGGGGGCGCGCCTTGAGGAGTTTCTGAACACCTTCACGCTGCCTGCCAAGGTCAAGGCCGGGGTGTCCGGCTGCTCCATGTGCTGCTCCGAGAGCTTTGTGCGCGACATCGGGCTGGTGGGCAAGAAACAGGGGTGGACCGTGATCTTCGGCGGCAACGCGGGCAAGCGGGTGCGCGTCGGCGATGTCCTGGCCGAGGATGTGAGCAATGACGAGGCCCTGCGCGTCATCGGCCAGACCCTGGCCCACTACGCCGCCAACGGCAGGAAGCGTGAGCGTACCGCGCGGTTCGTGGAGCGGGTCGGCATCAAGGCCGTGATGGCGGCGATTTCCTAG
- a CDS encoding cupin domain-containing protein produces MKKIELYKEHGFKDLTFSNYLVHESEHMKVINFNFKAGQKLPVHSHDLEGELTLVILEGEGEFMAADGATMPARPGDVLVSEIAEPHGVRATTDMRVLVTIAPPI; encoded by the coding sequence ATGAAGAAGATAGAGCTGTACAAGGAACATGGATTCAAGGATCTGACGTTCTCCAACTACCTGGTTCACGAGTCAGAGCACATGAAGGTGATCAACTTCAACTTCAAGGCCGGGCAGAAGCTGCCGGTCCACTCCCATGACCTGGAAGGGGAGCTGACCCTGGTCATCCTCGAAGGCGAGGGGGAGTTCATGGCCGCCGACGGGGCGACCATGCCCGCCCGGCCCGGCGACGTGCTGGTCTCGGAGATCGCCGAGCCGCACGGGGTCCGCGCCACCACGGACATGCGCGTGCTGGTGACCATAGCCCCGCCCATCTGA
- a CDS encoding ATP-binding protein, whose amino-acid sequence MAYMRKMISIDEELCNGCGECVPSCAEGALAIVDGKARLVKEQYCDGLGACLGECPTGALKVIVCEAEDFDPDAVTEHLKAQGREVPDHMPSPESLRLDRRPARPAGGCPGAALRTMTPCERANIPAAMAAGTGQGSGSALSHWPVQLRLVPPTAPFLRGADLLLTADCVPVALPAYHAEYLPGRVVLMGCPKFDNQQEYVDKLAEIIAQNGLRSITVMEMEVPCCSSMSAILSQAIKRAGKAVDARRVVVSLDGRVLRTEPFNA is encoded by the coding sequence ATGGCTTACATGAGAAAAATGATCAGCATAGACGAAGAATTGTGCAACGGATGCGGCGAGTGCGTCCCGTCCTGCGCCGAGGGTGCGCTGGCCATTGTGGACGGCAAGGCCCGGCTGGTGAAGGAGCAGTATTGCGACGGCCTGGGCGCGTGCCTGGGCGAGTGCCCCACGGGCGCGCTCAAGGTGATCGTGTGCGAGGCCGAGGATTTTGACCCCGATGCCGTGACCGAACATCTGAAGGCCCAGGGCCGCGAGGTGCCGGACCACATGCCGTCCCCTGAAAGCCTGCGCCTGGATCGCCGTCCGGCGAGGCCTGCGGGCGGCTGCCCTGGTGCCGCCCTGCGGACCATGACCCCGTGCGAGCGGGCCAATATCCCCGCTGCCATGGCGGCTGGCACGGGGCAGGGGAGCGGTTCCGCGCTCTCCCACTGGCCGGTCCAGCTCCGGCTCGTGCCGCCCACCGCGCCATTCCTGCGCGGGGCCGACCTGCTGCTGACCGCTGACTGCGTGCCTGTGGCCCTGCCCGCCTACCATGCTGAATATCTGCCGGGCCGGGTGGTGCTCATGGGCTGTCCCAAGTTCGACAACCAGCAGGAATATGTGGACAAGCTGGCCGAAATCATTGCCCAGAACGGTCTCAGATCCATCACGGTCATGGAGATGGAGGTGCCGTGCTGCTCGTCCATGAGCGCGATTCTGTCCCAGGCCATCAAGCGGGCCGGCAAGGCGGTGGATGCCCGGCGCGTTGTCGTGTCCCTCGACGGGCGGGTCCTCAGAACCGAACCGTTCAACGCATAG
- a CDS encoding 4Fe-4S binding protein, whose translation MKTRQRHLLMLLPVAALLLLGAHSLRMGDAGLVAALAGLVGLMVTRHGFVRHVATAALAWGVLVWVETSLGLIGFRQAAGMPWLRLLSIMTGVVAFTLFALWLVAGRAGGRWFDRGDHAGPRAAVFLLTVIGLALIRSRVPFPILLADRYFPGWGWLEIMALGVYAQWIVGLMLAPKGHRRNRPRIWAAFSAVFFGQLVLGLAGMESMLMTGTLHLPVPALIAAGPVFRGEGFFMPILFGVTVLLVGPAWCSHLCYIGAWDDIMSRRGPGPAPSALLRRLSVAGRGATLVLAVGAALLLRAMGVPGTTAVLFAAAFGLVGVGIMALVSRRLGLMAHCTAYCPMGLVANVLGKVSPWRVRIGQECTGCGACFTRCRYGALDADRVAQGSPALSCTLCGDCVSACAHGQIGYRFPGLTGEAARTVFIVLVVSLHAMFLGVARI comes from the coding sequence ATGAAGACACGCCAAAGACACCTGCTCATGCTCCTGCCGGTCGCGGCCCTGCTCCTGCTTGGCGCGCACAGTTTGCGCATGGGGGATGCCGGGCTGGTGGCGGCCCTGGCCGGTCTGGTCGGCCTGATGGTCACCCGGCACGGCTTTGTGCGCCATGTCGCCACAGCGGCCCTGGCCTGGGGCGTTCTGGTCTGGGTCGAGACAAGCCTTGGCCTGATCGGTTTCCGGCAGGCTGCGGGCATGCCCTGGCTGCGGCTGCTCTCCATCATGACCGGCGTGGTTGCCTTCACCCTGTTCGCCCTGTGGCTCGTCGCGGGCCGGGCTGGCGGTCGCTGGTTCGACAGGGGAGACCACGCCGGGCCGCGGGCCGCCGTCTTCCTGCTGACCGTGATCGGGCTGGCCCTGATCCGGTCCAGGGTTCCGTTCCCCATCCTGCTGGCCGACCGGTATTTCCCCGGCTGGGGCTGGCTTGAGATCATGGCCCTTGGCGTCTACGCCCAGTGGATCGTCGGGCTGATGCTCGCGCCAAAAGGGCACAGGCGCAACCGGCCACGCATCTGGGCCGCCTTTTCCGCCGTGTTCTTCGGCCAGCTCGTCCTGGGGCTGGCGGGCATGGAATCCATGCTCATGACCGGGACGCTCCATCTGCCCGTGCCTGCGCTCATTGCGGCAGGGCCGGTCTTCCGGGGCGAGGGATTCTTCATGCCCATCCTGTTCGGCGTGACCGTGCTGCTCGTCGGCCCGGCCTGGTGCAGCCACTTGTGCTACATTGGCGCGTGGGACGACATCATGAGCCGACGCGGCCCCGGTCCGGCCCCCTCTGCCTTGCTGCGCCGCCTGAGCGTGGCGGGCCGGGGCGCGACCCTGGTCCTGGCCGTCGGTGCCGCGCTGCTCCTGCGGGCCATGGGCGTGCCCGGCACCACGGCGGTGCTTTTTGCCGCGGCCTTCGGGCTGGTGGGCGTGGGCATCATGGCCCTGGTCTCGCGCAGGCTCGGCCTCATGGCCCATTGCACCGCCTACTGCCCCATGGGGCTTGTGGCCAACGTGCTGGGCAAGGTTTCGCCCTGGCGGGTGCGCATCGGGCAGGAGTGCACCGGCTGCGGCGCGTGCTTTACCCGCTGCCGCTATGGCGCGCTCGATGCCGACCGCGTGGCCCAGGGATCCCCGGCCCTGTCCTGCACCCTGTGCGGGGATTGCGTGTCCGCCTGCGCCCATGGGCAGATCGGGTACAGGTTTCCCGGCCTGACAGGCGAGGCGGCCCGGACCGTGTTCATTGTTTTGGTCGTCAGTCTCCACGCCATGTTTCTCGGCGTGGCCAGAATATAG
- a CDS encoding Crp/Fnr family transcriptional regulator: MTVDKLQAVRSITFFQGLPEEKLARIAGIAVVKRYEKGEVLFEADILAHGFYAPVTGRVKIYRTSPSGKEHILHVFGPGEAFGEVPVFEGRTFPAHAQALDPCEALFFPRRDFEEMIRKDPDIAMKMMAMLSQKLRLLVNKIDDLSLKEAPARVASYLLLLRSSQDADTFRLDLPKGQIAFYLGTIQETLSRIFKRLTDEGIIAIEGREITILDRERLETLAGEGR; the protein is encoded by the coding sequence ATGACAGTAGACAAACTTCAGGCGGTCCGGTCCATCACCTTTTTCCAGGGATTGCCGGAAGAAAAACTCGCCAGGATCGCGGGCATCGCCGTGGTCAAGCGGTACGAGAAGGGCGAGGTGCTTTTCGAGGCCGATATCCTGGCCCACGGCTTCTATGCCCCGGTCACGGGCCGGGTGAAGATCTACCGCACCTCGCCTTCGGGCAAGGAGCACATCCTGCATGTCTTCGGCCCGGGCGAGGCGTTTGGCGAGGTGCCGGTGTTCGAGGGCAGGACCTTTCCGGCCCACGCCCAGGCCCTGGACCCGTGCGAGGCGCTCTTCTTCCCCAGGCGCGACTTCGAGGAAATGATCAGGAAAGACCCGGACATCGCCATGAAGATGATGGCCATGCTCTCGCAAAAGCTGCGCCTGCTGGTCAACAAGATCGACGATCTGAGCCTCAAGGAGGCTCCGGCCCGGGTGGCCTCATACCTCCTGCTGCTGCGTTCGTCACAAGACGCGGACACGTTCCGGCTCGACCTGCCCAAGGGGCAGATCGCCTTTTATCTCGGCACGATACAGGAGACACTCTCGCGCATATTCAAGCGGCTCACCGACGAGGGGATCATCGCCATCGAAGGCAGGGAGATCACCATCCTTGACCGGGAAAGGCTCGAAACCCTGGCCGGGGAAGGCCGCTGA
- the rpsT gene encoding 30S ribosomal protein S20 gives MANHKSALKRHRQSLKRRARNRISKTRIKNTVKAVRMAIEENDVTKAQEALKSATSLLDKAARTNVIHARQAQRRVARLQVAVNKIGQ, from the coding sequence TTGGCCAATCACAAGTCCGCCCTGAAAAGGCACCGTCAGAGCCTGAAGCGCCGCGCCCGCAACCGCATCTCCAAGACCCGCATCAAGAACACCGTCAAGGCTGTTCGCATGGCCATCGAGGAGAATGACGTGACCAAGGCCCAGGAGGCCTTGAAGTCCGCCACGTCCCTGCTGGACAAGGCTGCCCGCACGAACGTCATCCACGCTCGCCAGGCCCAGCGCCGGGTTGCCCGCCTCCAGGTGGCCGTCAACAAGATCGGCCAGTAG
- the glyS gene encoding glycine--tRNA ligase subunit beta, translating to MAEFILEIGTEEMPARFVPRLAAELEQTVARLLGEAMIEHEGVRTYATPRRITAHVAGMADMQRQQEETVTGPPARIAFDGDGNLTKAGQGFAKTQGVEEGALFRLETDKGEYLAVRKTVGGGRSLDILPAICVRSVESLSFPKKMRWGGYDFAFGRPIRWLLALLDEAVVEFSVENLTAGRTTRGHRVLGPGPFAVASADRYFSVVEKECRVVIDPETRKQAIVDGGNRLAAALGGEIVWHEGLLDEVANLVEYPRPLIGDIDPRYLELPREVLLTSMQSHQKSFGVQGPDGRLLPHFLTTLNIEPVDIALVKKGWERVLKARLEDARFFWEADCKVDFQTWLGKLENVVFLGPLGSVGDKSRRIGTLCAALAETLAGSKGILPGEFEAYAQAGRLSKADLVSDMVIEFDTLQGKMGGIYAERAGKGDIVSRGIYEQYLPAGPDSPVPSSLSGAFVSMADKADTLAGCFGLGKAPTGANDPYALRRCALGIIRIIMEHDLDMDLETFLTTAQEAYAKDIPWKVAREESLAKLLDFFGQRLRALFTGQGIETRVVDAALGAGFSDIRTLKARLDALDAFSREPDFEQAVLTFKRAANIIRKQGDEAGQELTGGYDPDLFEGEHETAFGTRLEENAPRFDALWENGDFAGLLGLLRELRPSVDGFFDNVMVMCDDAAVRLNRLNLLKALVDRLGRLADFNALQV from the coding sequence ATGGCCGAATTCATACTGGAAATCGGAACCGAGGAAATGCCGGCCCGCTTCGTGCCCAGGCTGGCCGCCGAGCTTGAGCAGACCGTGGCCCGGCTGCTTGGCGAGGCGATGATTGAGCACGAGGGCGTGCGTACCTATGCCACGCCGCGCCGGATCACCGCCCATGTCGCGGGCATGGCCGACATGCAGCGCCAGCAGGAGGAGACCGTCACCGGTCCGCCCGCCCGCATCGCCTTTGACGGCGACGGCAACCTGACCAAGGCGGGGCAGGGCTTTGCCAAGACCCAGGGGGTTGAGGAGGGCGCGCTCTTTCGTCTGGAGACGGACAAGGGCGAGTACCTGGCCGTCAGGAAGACCGTGGGCGGCGGCAGGAGCCTCGACATCCTGCCCGCCATCTGCGTCAGATCCGTGGAGTCCCTGTCCTTTCCCAAGAAGATGCGCTGGGGCGGGTACGACTTCGCCTTTGGTCGTCCCATCCGCTGGCTGCTGGCCCTGCTGGACGAGGCGGTGGTGGAGTTCTCTGTGGAGAACCTGACCGCCGGACGGACCACGCGCGGCCACCGCGTCCTGGGGCCGGGGCCGTTCGCCGTGGCGTCAGCCGACCGGTATTTCTCCGTTGTCGAGAAGGAGTGCCGGGTCGTCATCGACCCCGAGACGCGCAAGCAGGCCATCGTGGACGGGGGCAACCGCCTCGCCGCCGCTCTGGGCGGCGAGATCGTCTGGCACGAGGGGTTGCTCGACGAGGTGGCCAATCTCGTGGAATACCCCAGGCCGCTCATTGGTGACATCGATCCGCGCTACCTGGAGCTGCCGCGCGAGGTGCTGCTCACCTCCATGCAGTCGCACCAGAAGAGTTTTGGCGTGCAGGGACCGGACGGCAGGCTACTGCCCCACTTCCTGACCACGCTCAACATCGAGCCTGTGGACATCGCCCTGGTCAAGAAGGGGTGGGAGCGCGTGCTCAAGGCGCGGCTCGAAGACGCCCGGTTTTTCTGGGAGGCGGACTGCAAGGTCGATTTTCAGACCTGGCTCGGCAAGCTCGAAAACGTCGTCTTCCTCGGCCCGCTGGGTTCCGTGGGCGACAAGTCGCGCCGCATCGGCACCCTGTGCGCAGCCCTGGCCGAGACACTGGCCGGTTCCAAGGGCATTCTGCCCGGCGAGTTCGAGGCCTATGCCCAGGCGGGCCGTCTGTCCAAGGCCGACCTGGTGTCCGACATGGTCATCGAGTTCGACACCCTCCAGGGCAAAATGGGCGGCATCTATGCCGAGCGCGCGGGCAAGGGCGACATCGTGTCGCGCGGCATCTACGAGCAGTACCTGCCCGCCGGGCCGGACTCGCCCGTGCCGTCCAGCCTTTCCGGCGCGTTCGTCTCCATGGCCGACAAGGCGGACACCCTGGCGGGCTGCTTCGGCCTGGGCAAGGCGCCCACCGGAGCCAACGACCCGTATGCGTTGCGCCGTTGCGCCCTGGGCATCATCCGCATCATCATGGAGCACGACCTCGACATGGACCTGGAGACCTTCCTGACCACCGCCCAGGAAGCCTATGCCAAGGATATCCCGTGGAAAGTGGCGCGGGAGGAGTCCCTGGCCAAACTGCTCGACTTCTTTGGCCAGCGGCTGCGCGCCCTGTTCACCGGCCAGGGGATCGAGACCCGGGTTGTCGATGCCGCCCTGGGGGCCGGGTTCAGCGACATCCGCACCCTCAAGGCCCGGCTCGACGCCCTCGACGCCTTCAGCCGCGAGCCGGATTTCGAGCAGGCGGTGCTGACCTTCAAACGCGCGGCCAACATCATCCGCAAGCAGGGTGACGAGGCCGGGCAGGAGTTGACCGGCGGGTACGACCCGGACCTCTTCGAGGGCGAGCACGAGACCGCTTTCGGCACCCGGCTGGAGGAGAACGCGCCCCGGTTCGACGCTCTATGGGAAAACGGGGATTTCGCCGGTCTGCTTGGGCTGCTGCGCGAGCTGCGGCCTTCGGTGGACGGGTTTTTCGACAACGTCATGGTTATGTGCGACGATGCCGCTGTCCGCCTGAACCGGCTCAACCTGCTCAAGGCGCTGGTGGACCGGCTCGGTCGGTTGGCCGATTTCAACGCCTTGCAGGTGTAG
- the glyQ gene encoding glycine--tRNA ligase subunit alpha — MNFQDVILTLQGFWANYGCAVVQPMDIECGAGTFNPSTFFRVIGPEPWKTAYVEPSRRPTDGRYGENPNRLQHYYQFQVILKPSPDNIQELYLESLAALGIDTACHDIRFVEDDWESPTLGAWGLGWEVWLNGMEVTQFTYFQQVGGIDLKPVSVEITYGLERISMYLQEKESVYDLAWNNEITYGHVYHQNEVEQSKYNFELSDPALLFELFNRFEAECLRLCEEGLPWPAYDCCLKCSHSFNMLDARGAISITERATYIGRVRNLASKIARLYADQREAMGYPMLKK; from the coding sequence ATGAATTTTCAGGACGTGATACTGACGCTTCAGGGTTTCTGGGCCAATTACGGCTGCGCCGTGGTCCAACCCATGGATATCGAGTGCGGCGCGGGGACGTTCAACCCTTCGACGTTCTTCCGGGTCATCGGGCCGGAGCCGTGGAAGACGGCCTATGTCGAGCCCTCGCGCAGGCCCACCGATGGCCGCTACGGCGAGAACCCGAACCGCTTGCAGCACTACTACCAGTTTCAGGTCATTCTCAAGCCCTCGCCCGACAACATCCAGGAACTGTACCTCGAAAGCCTGGCCGCGCTGGGCATCGACACGGCCTGCCATGACATCCGTTTCGTCGAGGACGACTGGGAATCGCCGACCCTGGGTGCCTGGGGCCTGGGCTGGGAGGTCTGGCTCAATGGCATGGAGGTGACGCAGTTCACCTATTTCCAGCAGGTGGGCGGCATCGACCTCAAGCCCGTGTCCGTGGAGATCACCTACGGCCTGGAGCGCATCTCCATGTATCTCCAGGAGAAGGAATCGGTCTACGACCTCGCCTGGAACAACGAGATCACCTATGGTCACGTCTACCACCAGAACGAGGTGGAGCAGTCCAAATACAATTTCGAGCTGTCCGACCCGGCGCTGCTCTTCGAGCTGTTCAACCGGTTCGAGGCCGAGTGCCTCAGGCTGTGCGAGGAGGGGCTGCCCTGGCCCGCCTACGACTGCTGCCTGAAGTGCTCCCATTCCTTCAACATGCTGGATGCCCGCGGGGCCATCTCCATCACCGAGCGCGCCACCTATATTGGCCGCGTCCGCAACCTGGCCTCCAAGATTGCCAGACTCTATGCGGACCAGCGCGAGGCCATGGGCTATCCCATGCTGAAGAAATAA
- the recO gene encoding DNA repair protein RecO codes for MNATEKALVLKVGCFRESDCWVKLFTPSRGIFNAFAFGGARSRRRFVGCLDPLSLVLFSIGSDRRGSYAVLSEGSLLHNFSGIRADAVATGLAANCIRFVEAVDIDPSDAAPVHDLLLKTLYMLDAGHGSADFVPWFFRARFAFEMGYNPDFTACGTCGEPVGGGAGHLFGVEHGQVLCPTCLSAGKPLDGLARPVSTGVLRALDWIRKSSPDEWARVVMDREVRRQGSQLVELFVAYHLGLSWDNGMYKKV; via the coding sequence ATGAACGCCACCGAAAAAGCCCTGGTGCTCAAGGTAGGGTGTTTTCGGGAGTCCGACTGCTGGGTCAAGCTTTTCACTCCTTCCCGCGGCATTTTCAATGCCTTCGCCTTTGGGGGCGCCCGGAGCAGACGCCGCTTCGTCGGGTGCCTCGACCCCCTCAGCCTTGTCCTCTTTTCCATCGGGTCCGATCGACGCGGCAGCTACGCCGTGCTGAGCGAAGGATCGCTGCTGCACAATTTTTCCGGCATCCGGGCCGATGCCGTTGCCACGGGGCTGGCCGCCAACTGCATCCGGTTCGTGGAGGCGGTGGACATTGATCCCTCGGACGCCGCGCCGGTTCACGATCTGCTCCTCAAGACCCTGTACATGCTCGACGCGGGCCACGGCAGCGCGGATTTCGTGCCCTGGTTCTTCCGGGCCAGATTCGCCTTTGAAATGGGCTACAACCCGGATTTCACGGCCTGCGGAACCTGCGGCGAGCCGGTGGGGGGTGGGGCGGGCCATCTCTTTGGCGTGGAGCATGGGCAGGTGCTCTGTCCGACTTGTCTTTCAGCCGGGAAACCGTTAGATGGACTTGCCCGACCGGTCTCCACAGGCGTGCTGCGCGCCCTGGACTGGATCCGCAAGAGCAGCCCGGATGAATGGGCGCGGGTGGTCATGGACCGCGAGGTCCGACGGCAGGGCAGCCAGCTGGTCGAGCTGTTTGTCGCCTATCACCTGGGCCTGTCCTGGGACAACGGCATGTATAAAAAGGTATGA
- a CDS encoding RodZ domain-containing protein yields MNFEELGQALREERERKGLTVTAVMEATKISRTSIEALEAGNRSNLPHPVYAKGFVKSYARFLGLDADELSMVADREYKDESCGPREHGYDVAPHAEKAFHVNDCANAENRRSRLVLVVALIFLVAVVGLLVFSFSSDDKSASLDQGETVRSGMGGTQAGPPAVDPDMVTDKAGSQAAPGETTADSPGVQEQSSGTDQDGTGQSGAGQGEAGALPTAGEPPQPGKPVDQGSVGQGAADPPAAKTGAVGTKPATDGSARTVAKANGQDETFAVTDSEAGKQKFDHVLIIRATTAKGCWIGLWQGDETAMARDFVLRQGEPLRLMFNNPRRIRIGNVAGVSVTYNDKPYPLDNARGNIQTLRFGTE; encoded by the coding sequence ATGAATTTCGAGGAACTTGGACAGGCGCTCAGAGAAGAGCGGGAGAGAAAGGGGCTGACCGTGACTGCTGTCATGGAAGCCACCAAGATAAGCCGGACCAGCATCGAGGCCCTTGAGGCCGGGAATAGGTCGAACCTGCCGCACCCGGTATACGCCAAGGGATTCGTGAAGAGCTACGCCCGGTTCCTTGGGTTGGATGCGGATGAATTGTCCATGGTCGCGGATCGCGAATACAAGGATGAGTCGTGCGGCCCAAGGGAGCATGGCTACGATGTGGCCCCCCATGCCGAGAAGGCGTTTCATGTCAACGATTGCGCCAATGCGGAAAATCGTCGGTCCAGGCTGGTGCTTGTCGTTGCCCTGATTTTTCTGGTGGCGGTGGTCGGGCTTTTGGTGTTCAGTTTCAGCTCGGACGACAAGAGCGCGTCCCTGGATCAGGGCGAGACTGTCCGGTCCGGCATGGGCGGGACGCAGGCAGGGCCGCCCGCCGTGGACCCCGACATGGTGACGGACAAGGCCGGATCCCAGGCTGCGCCCGGCGAGACGACAGCGGATTCACCCGGGGTGCAGGAGCAGTCCTCAGGGACGGACCAGGACGGAACGGGCCAGAGCGGGGCGGGCCAGGGGGAGGCGGGCGCGCTGCCGACTGCCGGAGAGCCGCCCCAACCCGGAAAGCCTGTTGACCAGGGTTCAGTGGGCCAGGGGGCTGCCGACCCACCGGCTGCCAAGACGGGCGCTGTCGGCACGAAACCGGCCACGGATGGGTCCGCCAGGACCGTGGCCAAGGCAAACGGACAGGACGAGACCTTTGCCGTCACCGACAGTGAGGCGGGCAAGCAGAAATTCGATCATGTGCTGATCATCCGGGCCACCACCGCGAAGGGATGCTGGATCGGCCTGTGGCAGGGGGACGAGACGGCCATGGCCCGAGATTTCGTCCTCCGCCAGGGCGAGCCGCTTCGCCTGATGTTCAACAATCCCCGCCGCATCCGCATCGGCAATGTGGCCGGGGTCTCGGTGACCTACAACGACAAGCCCTACCCCCTCGACAACGCGCGCGGCAATATCCAGACCCTGCGCTTCGGCACCGAGTAG